A DNA window from Rhineura floridana isolate rRhiFlo1 chromosome 11, rRhiFlo1.hap2, whole genome shotgun sequence contains the following coding sequences:
- the FBRS gene encoding probable fibrosin-1 isoform X4, protein MEGTAAAPAPCWSGGGGSSSRARRQRRCSRRDRESRCARRRGGHPGDGSRRGLSSSSSSGSDSEGPSPPAPVAPGKGRPLQQQRRRRRPLRRRKRVSGSSCSREEEEEEEEEEDLIDGFAIASFVSLEALEKDATLKTPERLELRMKHSGKRKRGEGNNTEPEDEDGSSEKGRSRERAVRKRTKKRHKEPSVQSYLETGYICDTESDPEEQASVDDLEQSFTVSTSKASGPIGALNGSCEAKLSVIPKVSGLERSQERNYEADRDPLLVPFLPKEPPSQAAAAPAPAQALPPSPPAPPPARTQAQTPNAVRGTPQPKGQLPPTPQGGAVPHNLTQSQLHMKVPPFASQMQAPYAVGLDLSTGGCSRGAAHPKPILPPCSPSSSQLPHRPSTPSLALPPHAFPPTLRPPSHHHPGMFTPSPGLPPPPPLLQVAGHPAAAAAMSEQELIRQDLSSRFLTAQGGADMGAAAIRPLAFQFHQHNHQHQHTHQHTHQHFTPFPSGMVPTPSPAMYEKYPGKMDGLLRHNFYAAFPPTVSGISPVLPPAVTFGSLQGAFQPKSTNPDLPSRLGAVPPTLSQKGTQLTDPFRPTLRLMQGDPHKLDFRNDLLTGLPGTGAFGSLPHSQELARPATLFTASGAVHPGSGSSFGPAGTPHGSFLSPSPHIDPFGRPPSFASLGALSNGAFGGLGNPSFNSSAVFGQKDSPGAPPFPSPHEAWNRLHRTPPSFPTAPAWPKGGTGDGAERGGTQHEKESEKPEGPVIKDEKDRETLFSRHPLRASPATPTPKNPALAHEEPPGRPHMPAEREHRYGSPASSGHASRSPYPELPLKKEVKVKEEPELTGFEGALRTGPPFHSTLHVSHPLGTLAVFERPQAGTGGSVSPYLVAAAPPSAASYAALEAWREPYHRSLELHPLQRLPRYLETPSPAATAAEDYERARLYGLAPPPHPSLMAYPRHQNGLLAKATPSAAAAAAAVGLLSAPPPLIPASNARSCSPRRAPDIRELAAAYKDRDSR, encoded by the exons ATGGAAGGAACAGCAGCAGCTCCTGCCCCATGCTGGAGTGGGGGAGGAGGCAGCAGTAGCCGAGCACGGAGGCAGCGACGGTGCTCACGGCGGGACCGTGAGAGCCGCTGTGCTCGCCGTCGGGGGGGCCATCCTGGGGATGGGTCTCGTCGCGGCCTCTCATCGTCCTCGTCTTCAGGTTCGGACAGTGAAGGCCCCTCCCCACCTGCCCCTGTGGCACCCGGCAAAGGCCGCCCCCTGCAGCAGCAGCGCCGGCGGCGGCGGCCCCTCCGGCGACGGAAGAGAGTCTCTGGATCATCCTGCAGtcgtgaggaggaggaggaggaagaggaggaggaggatctcaTTGATGGCTTTGCCATTGCCAGCTTTGTCAGTCTTGAGGCACTTGAG AAGGATGCAACCTTGAAGACTCCGGAGCGTCTGGAGCTCCGAATGAAACATTCTGGAAAGAGGAAACGGGGAGAAGGGAACAACACTGAGCCCGAGGATGAGGATGGGAGCTCAGAGAAGGGTCGCAGCCGGGAGAGAGCAGTGAGAAAGCGTACCAAGAAACGGCACAAAGAG CCTTCTGTCCAATCCTACTTGGAAACTGGATATATA TGTGATACAGAAAGTGACCCAGAGGAGCAG GCCTCCGTTGATGACCTCGAACAGTCATTCACTGTCTCAACCAGCAAAG CCTCGGGACCCATTGGTGCATTAAATGGGAGCTGTGAAGCCAAACTCTCTGTGATCCCTAAAGTCTCCGGCCTGGAGCGGAGCCAGGAGCGTAATTATGAGGCCGACCGGGACCCCCTGCTAGTGCCTTTCCTGCCCAAGGAGCCCCCTTCTCAGGCAGCCGCAGCCCCTGCGCCAGCTCAGGCCTTGCCCCCCAGTCCTCCTGCCCCACCTCCCGCCAGGACTCAGGCTCAGACGCCTAATGCTGTTCGCGGGACGCCCCAGCCCAAAGGCCAGCTGCCTCCAACGCCTCAGGGGGGAGCAGTCCCCCACAACCTCACCCAGAGCCAGCTGCACATGAAGGTACCACCCTTTGCCAGTCAGATGCAGGCACCCTACGCTGTAGGGTTGGATCTCAGCACCGGAGG GTGCAGCCGCGGCGCAGCTCACCCCAAGCCCATCCTCCCTCCatgctccccctcttcctctcagcTCCCACACCGACCCTCCACCCCCTCGCTGGCCCTGCCCCCCCACGCCTTTCCACCCACTCTTCGGCCcccttcccaccaccacccaggCATGTTCACCCCCTCGCCTGGCCTCCCCCCGCCACCCCCGCTGCTTCAAGTTGCCGGGCACCCAGCTGCAGCCGCTGCCATGTCTG AACAAGAATTAATCCGCCAAGACCTGAGTTCCCGCTTCCTCACGGCCCAAGGCGGAGCCGACATGGGGGCTGCCGCCATCCGCCCACTGGCCTTCCAGTTCCACCAACACAACCACCAGCACCAGCACACCCACCAGCACACCCACCAGCACTTCACCCCTTTCCCATCAGGCATGGTGCCCACACCCAGTCCAGCCATG taTGAGAAATATCCTGGCAAGATGGATGGACTCCTGAGGCATAAT TTTTATGCCGCCTTCCCCCCAACTGTGTCAGGGATCTCCCCGGTCCTGCCTCCCGCTGTGACTTTTGGCTCCCTGCAGGGGGCCTTCCAACCTAAG AGCACTAACCCTGACCTGCCATCCCGCCTGGGTGCTGTCCCACCCACCTTGTCCCAGAAAGGCACTCAG CTCACCGATCCCTTCAGGCCGACACTAAGA CTGATGCAGGGTGACCCCCACAAATTGGATTTTCGGAATGACCTTCTCACTGGTCTGCCCGGGACTGGAGCCTTTGGCAGCCTGCCCCACAGCCAGGAGCTGGCACGCCCTGCCACCCTCTTCACAGCCTCTG GTGCCGTCCACCCAGGCAGCGGCTCCTCATTTGGTCCTGCCGGCACCCCTCATGGTTCCTTCCTCAGCCCCAGCCCCCACATTG ATCCTTTTGGCAGGCCCCCCAGCTTCGCCTCCCTCGGGGCACTCTCCAATGGAGCTTTTGGGGGCCTGGGCAACCCATCCTTCA ACTCGAGCGCTGTCTTTGGGCAGAAAGACAGTCCTGGAGCTCCCCCCTTCCCTAGCCCCCATGAGGCATGGAACCGCTTACACCGCACACCCCCTTCCTTTCCCACTGCCCCAGCCTGGCCCAAAGGTGGGACTGGAGATGGGGCTGAACGTGGAGGCACCCAGCATGAGAAAGAGAGTGAGAAGCCAGAAGGGCCAGTGATCAAAGATGAAAAGGACAG AGAGACCCTCTTCTCACGCCATCCACTGCGGGCTTCTCCAGCTACTCCCACCCCAAAGAACCCAGCCCTGGCCCACGAGGAGCCCCCAGGTCGGCCACACATGCCAGCAGAGCGCGAGCACCGCTATGGAAGCCCAGCAAGTTCCGGCCACGCCTCCCGCTCCCCTTACCCAGAGCTGCCTCTGAAGAAGGAAGTGAAGGTCAAGGAAGAGCCAGAGTTGACAGGCTTTGAGGGGGCGCTGCGCACAGGGCCCCCCTTTCACAGTACCCTGCATGTTTCCCACCCCCTGGGGACGCTGGCTGTGTTTGAGAGACCCCAGGCCGGGACTGGGGGGAGCGTCTCCCCATACTTGGTCGCTGCTGCCCCGCCCTCGGCTGCCTCCTATGCAGCGCTTGAAGCTTGGCGTGAGCCCTATCACCGGAGTCTGGAGTTGCATCCGCTACAGCGCCTGCCCCGCTACCTGGAGACCCCATcgcctgctgccactgctgctgaagACTACGAGCGGGCCCGGTTATATGGCCtggcccccccaccccaccctagcCTCATGGCGTATCCCCGCCACCAAAACGGGCTGCTGGCAAAAGCCACCCCCTCGGCTGCTGCCGCAGCTGCTGCTGTGGGTCTGCTGAGTGCCCCCCCACCTCTCATCCCTGCTTCAAACGCCCGGTCCTGCTCCCCTCGGCGGGCTCCTGACATCCGGGAACTGGCAGCCGCCTACAAGGACCGGGACTCGAGATAA
- the FBRS gene encoding probable fibrosin-1 isoform X2: MEGTAAAPAPCWSGGGGSSSRARRQRRCSRRDRESRCARRRGGHPGDGSRRGLSSSSSSGSDSEGPSPPAPVAPGKGRPLQQQRRRRRPLRRRKRVSGSSCSREEEEEEEEEEDLIDGFAIASFVSLEALEKDATLKTPERLELRMKHSGKRKRGEGNNTEPEDEDGSSEKGRSRERAVRKRTKKRHKEPSVQSYLETGYICDTESDPEEQASVDDLEQSFTVSTSKASGPIGALNGSCEAKLSVIPKVSGLERSQERNYEADRDPLLVPFLPKEPPSQAAAAPAPAQALPPSPPAPPPARTQAQTPNAVRGTPQPKGQLPPTPQGGAVPHNLTQSQLHMKVPPFASQMQAPYAVGLDLSTGGCSRGAAHPKPILPPCSPSSSQLPHRPSTPSLALPPHAFPPTLRPPSHHHPGMFTPSPGLPPPPPLLQVAGHPAAAAAMSEQELIRQDLSSRFLTAQGGADMGAAAIRPLAFQFHQHNHQHQHTHQHTHQHFTPFPSGMVPTPSPAMYEKYPGKMDGLLRHNSTNPDLPSRLGAVPPTLSQKGTQLTDPFRPTLRKPGKWCAMHVRVAYMILRHQEKMKVGWACATSPFHLHTVTGCGTAPAGGRQRVSASNGRSLSHSAHLLSVLDPGSKAGSLMQGDPHKLDFRNDLLTGLPGTGAFGSLPHSQELARPATLFTASGAVHPGSGSSFGPAGTPHGSFLSPSPHIDPFGRPPSFASLGALSNGAFGGLGNPSFNSSAVFGQKDSPGAPPFPSPHEAWNRLHRTPPSFPTAPAWPKGGTGDGAERGGTQHEKESEKPEGPVIKDEKDRETLFSRHPLRASPATPTPKNPALAHEEPPGRPHMPAEREHRYGSPASSGHASRSPYPELPLKKEVKVKEEPELTGFEGALRTGPPFHSTLHVSHPLGTLAVFERPQAGTGGSVSPYLVAAAPPSAASYAALEAWREPYHRSLELHPLQRLPRYLETPSPAATAAEDYERARLYGLAPPPHPSLMAYPRHQNGLLAKATPSAAAAAAAVGLLSAPPPLIPASNARSCSPRRAPDIRELAAAYKDRDSR, from the exons ATGGAAGGAACAGCAGCAGCTCCTGCCCCATGCTGGAGTGGGGGAGGAGGCAGCAGTAGCCGAGCACGGAGGCAGCGACGGTGCTCACGGCGGGACCGTGAGAGCCGCTGTGCTCGCCGTCGGGGGGGCCATCCTGGGGATGGGTCTCGTCGCGGCCTCTCATCGTCCTCGTCTTCAGGTTCGGACAGTGAAGGCCCCTCCCCACCTGCCCCTGTGGCACCCGGCAAAGGCCGCCCCCTGCAGCAGCAGCGCCGGCGGCGGCGGCCCCTCCGGCGACGGAAGAGAGTCTCTGGATCATCCTGCAGtcgtgaggaggaggaggaggaagaggaggaggaggatctcaTTGATGGCTTTGCCATTGCCAGCTTTGTCAGTCTTGAGGCACTTGAG AAGGATGCAACCTTGAAGACTCCGGAGCGTCTGGAGCTCCGAATGAAACATTCTGGAAAGAGGAAACGGGGAGAAGGGAACAACACTGAGCCCGAGGATGAGGATGGGAGCTCAGAGAAGGGTCGCAGCCGGGAGAGAGCAGTGAGAAAGCGTACCAAGAAACGGCACAAAGAG CCTTCTGTCCAATCCTACTTGGAAACTGGATATATA TGTGATACAGAAAGTGACCCAGAGGAGCAG GCCTCCGTTGATGACCTCGAACAGTCATTCACTGTCTCAACCAGCAAAG CCTCGGGACCCATTGGTGCATTAAATGGGAGCTGTGAAGCCAAACTCTCTGTGATCCCTAAAGTCTCCGGCCTGGAGCGGAGCCAGGAGCGTAATTATGAGGCCGACCGGGACCCCCTGCTAGTGCCTTTCCTGCCCAAGGAGCCCCCTTCTCAGGCAGCCGCAGCCCCTGCGCCAGCTCAGGCCTTGCCCCCCAGTCCTCCTGCCCCACCTCCCGCCAGGACTCAGGCTCAGACGCCTAATGCTGTTCGCGGGACGCCCCAGCCCAAAGGCCAGCTGCCTCCAACGCCTCAGGGGGGAGCAGTCCCCCACAACCTCACCCAGAGCCAGCTGCACATGAAGGTACCACCCTTTGCCAGTCAGATGCAGGCACCCTACGCTGTAGGGTTGGATCTCAGCACCGGAGG GTGCAGCCGCGGCGCAGCTCACCCCAAGCCCATCCTCCCTCCatgctccccctcttcctctcagcTCCCACACCGACCCTCCACCCCCTCGCTGGCCCTGCCCCCCCACGCCTTTCCACCCACTCTTCGGCCcccttcccaccaccacccaggCATGTTCACCCCCTCGCCTGGCCTCCCCCCGCCACCCCCGCTGCTTCAAGTTGCCGGGCACCCAGCTGCAGCCGCTGCCATGTCTG AACAAGAATTAATCCGCCAAGACCTGAGTTCCCGCTTCCTCACGGCCCAAGGCGGAGCCGACATGGGGGCTGCCGCCATCCGCCCACTGGCCTTCCAGTTCCACCAACACAACCACCAGCACCAGCACACCCACCAGCACACCCACCAGCACTTCACCCCTTTCCCATCAGGCATGGTGCCCACACCCAGTCCAGCCATG taTGAGAAATATCCTGGCAAGATGGATGGACTCCTGAGGCATAAT AGCACTAACCCTGACCTGCCATCCCGCCTGGGTGCTGTCCCACCCACCTTGTCCCAGAAAGGCACTCAG CTCACCGATCCCTTCAGGCCGACACTAAGA aAGCCCGGAAAGTGGTGTGCCATGCATGTCCGTGTCGCCTATATGATCCTGCGGCACCAGGAGAAGATGAAGGTAGGGTGGGCCTGTGCCACCTCCCCCTTCCATCTGCATACAGTGACAGGGTGTGGCACAGCTCCCGCTGGTGGCCGCCAGAGGGTCTCTGCAAGCAACGGGAGAAGCCTCTCCCATTCTGCTCATCTGCTATCTGTGCTGGACCCTGGATCCAAGGCAGGGTCT CTGATGCAGGGTGACCCCCACAAATTGGATTTTCGGAATGACCTTCTCACTGGTCTGCCCGGGACTGGAGCCTTTGGCAGCCTGCCCCACAGCCAGGAGCTGGCACGCCCTGCCACCCTCTTCACAGCCTCTG GTGCCGTCCACCCAGGCAGCGGCTCCTCATTTGGTCCTGCCGGCACCCCTCATGGTTCCTTCCTCAGCCCCAGCCCCCACATTG ATCCTTTTGGCAGGCCCCCCAGCTTCGCCTCCCTCGGGGCACTCTCCAATGGAGCTTTTGGGGGCCTGGGCAACCCATCCTTCA ACTCGAGCGCTGTCTTTGGGCAGAAAGACAGTCCTGGAGCTCCCCCCTTCCCTAGCCCCCATGAGGCATGGAACCGCTTACACCGCACACCCCCTTCCTTTCCCACTGCCCCAGCCTGGCCCAAAGGTGGGACTGGAGATGGGGCTGAACGTGGAGGCACCCAGCATGAGAAAGAGAGTGAGAAGCCAGAAGGGCCAGTGATCAAAGATGAAAAGGACAG AGAGACCCTCTTCTCACGCCATCCACTGCGGGCTTCTCCAGCTACTCCCACCCCAAAGAACCCAGCCCTGGCCCACGAGGAGCCCCCAGGTCGGCCACACATGCCAGCAGAGCGCGAGCACCGCTATGGAAGCCCAGCAAGTTCCGGCCACGCCTCCCGCTCCCCTTACCCAGAGCTGCCTCTGAAGAAGGAAGTGAAGGTCAAGGAAGAGCCAGAGTTGACAGGCTTTGAGGGGGCGCTGCGCACAGGGCCCCCCTTTCACAGTACCCTGCATGTTTCCCACCCCCTGGGGACGCTGGCTGTGTTTGAGAGACCCCAGGCCGGGACTGGGGGGAGCGTCTCCCCATACTTGGTCGCTGCTGCCCCGCCCTCGGCTGCCTCCTATGCAGCGCTTGAAGCTTGGCGTGAGCCCTATCACCGGAGTCTGGAGTTGCATCCGCTACAGCGCCTGCCCCGCTACCTGGAGACCCCATcgcctgctgccactgctgctgaagACTACGAGCGGGCCCGGTTATATGGCCtggcccccccaccccaccctagcCTCATGGCGTATCCCCGCCACCAAAACGGGCTGCTGGCAAAAGCCACCCCCTCGGCTGCTGCCGCAGCTGCTGCTGTGGGTCTGCTGAGTGCCCCCCCACCTCTCATCCCTGCTTCAAACGCCCGGTCCTGCTCCCCTCGGCGGGCTCCTGACATCCGGGAACTGGCAGCCGCCTACAAGGACCGGGACTCGAGATAA
- the FBRS gene encoding probable fibrosin-1 isoform X1, with product MEGTAAAPAPCWSGGGGSSSRARRQRRCSRRDRESRCARRRGGHPGDGSRRGLSSSSSSGSDSEGPSPPAPVAPGKGRPLQQQRRRRRPLRRRKRVSGSSCSREEEEEEEEEEDLIDGFAIASFVSLEALEKDATLKTPERLELRMKHSGKRKRGEGNNTEPEDEDGSSEKGRSRERAVRKRTKKRHKEPSVQSYLETGYICDTESDPEEQASVDDLEQSFTVSTSKASGPIGALNGSCEAKLSVIPKVSGLERSQERNYEADRDPLLVPFLPKEPPSQAAAAPAPAQALPPSPPAPPPARTQAQTPNAVRGTPQPKGQLPPTPQGGAVPHNLTQSQLHMKVPPFASQMQAPYAVGLDLSTGGCSRGAAHPKPILPPCSPSSSQLPHRPSTPSLALPPHAFPPTLRPPSHHHPGMFTPSPGLPPPPPLLQVAGHPAAAAAMSEQELIRQDLSSRFLTAQGGADMGAAAIRPLAFQFHQHNHQHQHTHQHTHQHFTPFPSGMVPTPSPAMYEKYPGKMDGLLRHNFYAAFPPTVSGISPVLPPAVTFGSLQGAFQPKSTNPDLPSRLGAVPPTLSQKGTQLTDPFRPTLRKPGKWCAMHVRVAYMILRHQEKMKVGWACATSPFHLHTVTGCGTAPAGGRQRVSASNGRSLSHSAHLLSVLDPGSKAGSLMQGDPHKLDFRNDLLTGLPGTGAFGSLPHSQELARPATLFTASGAVHPGSGSSFGPAGTPHGSFLSPSPHIDPFGRPPSFASLGALSNGAFGGLGNPSFNSSAVFGQKDSPGAPPFPSPHEAWNRLHRTPPSFPTAPAWPKGGTGDGAERGGTQHEKESEKPEGPVIKDEKDRETLFSRHPLRASPATPTPKNPALAHEEPPGRPHMPAEREHRYGSPASSGHASRSPYPELPLKKEVKVKEEPELTGFEGALRTGPPFHSTLHVSHPLGTLAVFERPQAGTGGSVSPYLVAAAPPSAASYAALEAWREPYHRSLELHPLQRLPRYLETPSPAATAAEDYERARLYGLAPPPHPSLMAYPRHQNGLLAKATPSAAAAAAAVGLLSAPPPLIPASNARSCSPRRAPDIRELAAAYKDRDSR from the exons ATGGAAGGAACAGCAGCAGCTCCTGCCCCATGCTGGAGTGGGGGAGGAGGCAGCAGTAGCCGAGCACGGAGGCAGCGACGGTGCTCACGGCGGGACCGTGAGAGCCGCTGTGCTCGCCGTCGGGGGGGCCATCCTGGGGATGGGTCTCGTCGCGGCCTCTCATCGTCCTCGTCTTCAGGTTCGGACAGTGAAGGCCCCTCCCCACCTGCCCCTGTGGCACCCGGCAAAGGCCGCCCCCTGCAGCAGCAGCGCCGGCGGCGGCGGCCCCTCCGGCGACGGAAGAGAGTCTCTGGATCATCCTGCAGtcgtgaggaggaggaggaggaagaggaggaggaggatctcaTTGATGGCTTTGCCATTGCCAGCTTTGTCAGTCTTGAGGCACTTGAG AAGGATGCAACCTTGAAGACTCCGGAGCGTCTGGAGCTCCGAATGAAACATTCTGGAAAGAGGAAACGGGGAGAAGGGAACAACACTGAGCCCGAGGATGAGGATGGGAGCTCAGAGAAGGGTCGCAGCCGGGAGAGAGCAGTGAGAAAGCGTACCAAGAAACGGCACAAAGAG CCTTCTGTCCAATCCTACTTGGAAACTGGATATATA TGTGATACAGAAAGTGACCCAGAGGAGCAG GCCTCCGTTGATGACCTCGAACAGTCATTCACTGTCTCAACCAGCAAAG CCTCGGGACCCATTGGTGCATTAAATGGGAGCTGTGAAGCCAAACTCTCTGTGATCCCTAAAGTCTCCGGCCTGGAGCGGAGCCAGGAGCGTAATTATGAGGCCGACCGGGACCCCCTGCTAGTGCCTTTCCTGCCCAAGGAGCCCCCTTCTCAGGCAGCCGCAGCCCCTGCGCCAGCTCAGGCCTTGCCCCCCAGTCCTCCTGCCCCACCTCCCGCCAGGACTCAGGCTCAGACGCCTAATGCTGTTCGCGGGACGCCCCAGCCCAAAGGCCAGCTGCCTCCAACGCCTCAGGGGGGAGCAGTCCCCCACAACCTCACCCAGAGCCAGCTGCACATGAAGGTACCACCCTTTGCCAGTCAGATGCAGGCACCCTACGCTGTAGGGTTGGATCTCAGCACCGGAGG GTGCAGCCGCGGCGCAGCTCACCCCAAGCCCATCCTCCCTCCatgctccccctcttcctctcagcTCCCACACCGACCCTCCACCCCCTCGCTGGCCCTGCCCCCCCACGCCTTTCCACCCACTCTTCGGCCcccttcccaccaccacccaggCATGTTCACCCCCTCGCCTGGCCTCCCCCCGCCACCCCCGCTGCTTCAAGTTGCCGGGCACCCAGCTGCAGCCGCTGCCATGTCTG AACAAGAATTAATCCGCCAAGACCTGAGTTCCCGCTTCCTCACGGCCCAAGGCGGAGCCGACATGGGGGCTGCCGCCATCCGCCCACTGGCCTTCCAGTTCCACCAACACAACCACCAGCACCAGCACACCCACCAGCACACCCACCAGCACTTCACCCCTTTCCCATCAGGCATGGTGCCCACACCCAGTCCAGCCATG taTGAGAAATATCCTGGCAAGATGGATGGACTCCTGAGGCATAAT TTTTATGCCGCCTTCCCCCCAACTGTGTCAGGGATCTCCCCGGTCCTGCCTCCCGCTGTGACTTTTGGCTCCCTGCAGGGGGCCTTCCAACCTAAG AGCACTAACCCTGACCTGCCATCCCGCCTGGGTGCTGTCCCACCCACCTTGTCCCAGAAAGGCACTCAG CTCACCGATCCCTTCAGGCCGACACTAAGA aAGCCCGGAAAGTGGTGTGCCATGCATGTCCGTGTCGCCTATATGATCCTGCGGCACCAGGAGAAGATGAAGGTAGGGTGGGCCTGTGCCACCTCCCCCTTCCATCTGCATACAGTGACAGGGTGTGGCACAGCTCCCGCTGGTGGCCGCCAGAGGGTCTCTGCAAGCAACGGGAGAAGCCTCTCCCATTCTGCTCATCTGCTATCTGTGCTGGACCCTGGATCCAAGGCAGGGTCT CTGATGCAGGGTGACCCCCACAAATTGGATTTTCGGAATGACCTTCTCACTGGTCTGCCCGGGACTGGAGCCTTTGGCAGCCTGCCCCACAGCCAGGAGCTGGCACGCCCTGCCACCCTCTTCACAGCCTCTG GTGCCGTCCACCCAGGCAGCGGCTCCTCATTTGGTCCTGCCGGCACCCCTCATGGTTCCTTCCTCAGCCCCAGCCCCCACATTG ATCCTTTTGGCAGGCCCCCCAGCTTCGCCTCCCTCGGGGCACTCTCCAATGGAGCTTTTGGGGGCCTGGGCAACCCATCCTTCA ACTCGAGCGCTGTCTTTGGGCAGAAAGACAGTCCTGGAGCTCCCCCCTTCCCTAGCCCCCATGAGGCATGGAACCGCTTACACCGCACACCCCCTTCCTTTCCCACTGCCCCAGCCTGGCCCAAAGGTGGGACTGGAGATGGGGCTGAACGTGGAGGCACCCAGCATGAGAAAGAGAGTGAGAAGCCAGAAGGGCCAGTGATCAAAGATGAAAAGGACAG AGAGACCCTCTTCTCACGCCATCCACTGCGGGCTTCTCCAGCTACTCCCACCCCAAAGAACCCAGCCCTGGCCCACGAGGAGCCCCCAGGTCGGCCACACATGCCAGCAGAGCGCGAGCACCGCTATGGAAGCCCAGCAAGTTCCGGCCACGCCTCCCGCTCCCCTTACCCAGAGCTGCCTCTGAAGAAGGAAGTGAAGGTCAAGGAAGAGCCAGAGTTGACAGGCTTTGAGGGGGCGCTGCGCACAGGGCCCCCCTTTCACAGTACCCTGCATGTTTCCCACCCCCTGGGGACGCTGGCTGTGTTTGAGAGACCCCAGGCCGGGACTGGGGGGAGCGTCTCCCCATACTTGGTCGCTGCTGCCCCGCCCTCGGCTGCCTCCTATGCAGCGCTTGAAGCTTGGCGTGAGCCCTATCACCGGAGTCTGGAGTTGCATCCGCTACAGCGCCTGCCCCGCTACCTGGAGACCCCATcgcctgctgccactgctgctgaagACTACGAGCGGGCCCGGTTATATGGCCtggcccccccaccccaccctagcCTCATGGCGTATCCCCGCCACCAAAACGGGCTGCTGGCAAAAGCCACCCCCTCGGCTGCTGCCGCAGCTGCTGCTGTGGGTCTGCTGAGTGCCCCCCCACCTCTCATCCCTGCTTCAAACGCCCGGTCCTGCTCCCCTCGGCGGGCTCCTGACATCCGGGAACTGGCAGCCGCCTACAAGGACCGGGACTCGAGATAA